The following proteins are encoded in a genomic region of Oreochromis aureus strain Israel breed Guangdong linkage group 8, ZZ_aureus, whole genome shotgun sequence:
- the fshr gene encoding follicle-stimulating hormone receptor isoform X2 — MWSVDQRQYQSKIHKRRQTRKVKPLCGPRQTEMMLVMTLMMLLIVTIKMAAASARGSEMDIRPGFHPSLAKQTSCLSYQVMFGVTAFPSNISNAQCLTISENDLLESIGAFAFSGLPHLTKILISKNAALRNIGAFVFSNLPELSEIIITKSKHLSFIHPDAFRNMARLRFLTISNTGLRIFPDFSKIHSTACFLLDLQDNSHIKRVPANAFRGLCTQTFAEIRLTRNGIKEVASDAFNGTKMHRLFLRGNRQLTHISPNAFVGSSELVVLDVSETALTSLPDSILDGLKRLIAESAFNLKELPPIQLFTKLHQAKLTYPSHCCAFLNMHRNRSRWHPLCDNPEAKNNLHFFREHCSNSTNITCSPAPDDFNPCEDIMSATPLRILIWIISVLALLGNAVVLLVLLGSRYKLTVPRFLMCHLAFADLCMGIYLVVIATVDMLTRGRYYNYAIDWQMGLGCNAAGFFTVFASELSVFTLTAITVERWHTITHALRLDRKLRLRHACIIMTIGWIFSLLAALLPTVGISSYGKVSICLPMDVESLVSQFYVVCLLLLNILAFFCVCGCYLSIYLTFRKPSSAAAHADTRVAQRMAVLIFTDFICMAPISFFAISAALKLPLITVSDSKLLLVLFYPINSCSNPFLYAFFTRNFRRDFFLLAARFGLFKTRAQIYRTESSSCQQPTWTSPKNSRVILYSLVNTLSLDGKQEC; from the exons ATGTGGAGTGTGGACCAGAGACAATATCAGAGTAAAATACACAAAAGAAGACAAACTAGAAAAGTGAAACCACTCTGTGGACCCAGGCAGACTGAAATGATGCTGGTAATGACACTAATGATGCTGCTGATCGTTACGATAAAGATGGCAGCAGCCTCGGCGCGCGGCTCTGAAATGGACATTAGACCTGGATTTCATCCCAGTTTGGCTAAACAAACCTCGTGCCTGTCTTACCAGGTGATGTTTGGAGTCACGGCGTTTCCCTCCAACATCTCCAACGCCCAATGCCT GACCATTTCTGAGAACGACCTGCTGGAGAGTATCGGCGCTTTTGCCTTTTCTGGCCTCCCTCACCTCACCAAAAT CTTAATATCTAAAAATGCTGCTCTGAGGAATATCGGGGCTTTTGTTTTCTCCAACCTCCCTGAACTCAGTGAGAT AATCATAACAAAGtcaaaacacctgagtttcatCCACCCCGATGCATTCAGGAACATGGCAAGACTACGGTTCTT GACTATCTCCAACACCGGGCTGAGGATTTTTCCAGACTTCTCCAAGATCCATTCCACCGCCTGCTTTCTGCT GGATCTTCAGGACAACAGCCACATAAAGAGAGTCCCTGCCAATGCCTTCAGAGGCCTCTGCACTCAAACCTTCGCAGAGAT ACGGCTCACCAGAAATGGCATCAAGGAGGTGGCAAGTGACGCCTTCAACGGAACAAAGATGCACAGATT GTTCCTAAGAGGCAACCGACAGCTTACTCACATCAGTCCCAATGCCTTTGTGGGTTCCAGTGAGTTGGTGGTACT AGACGTCTCCGAAACAGCCCTCACCTCTTTGCCAGACTCGATCCTTGATGGCCTCAAGAGGCTGATCGCCGAGTCAGCCTTCAACCTGAAAGAACTTCCTCCTATTCAGCTCTTTACCAAACTGCACCAGGCAAAGCTGACATACCCATCACACTGCTGCGCTTTCCTGAACATGCACAGAAACAG ATCGAGATGGCACCCACTATGTGACAACCCCGAGGCTAAAAATAACCTGCACTTCTTCAGGGAACACTGCTCCAATTCCACCAACATCACCTGCAGCCCGGCCCCTGATGACTTTAACCCCTGTGAAGATATCATGTCTGCTACCCCCTTACGCATCCTCATCTGGATCATCTCTGTCCTCGCCCTGCTGGGCAACGCAGTAGTTCTCCTTGTATTGTTAG GCAGCCGCTATAAGCTGACTGTTCCTCGATTCCTCATGTGCCACCTGGCCTTTGCTGACCTCTGCATGGGCATCTACCTGGTAGTCATAGCAACCGTGGATATGCTCACACGTGGACGGTACTACAACTATGCTATAGACTGGCAGATGGGCTTGGGCTGCAATGCTGCAGGCTTCTTCACG GTGTTCGCCAGTGAGCTGTCAGTGTTTACCTTAACAGCAATCACCGTGGAGCGCTGGCACACCATCACGCATGCTCTGCGACTTGACCGCAAACTTCGCCTGAGACACGCCTGCATCATCATGACAATAGGCTGGATCTTCTCCTTGCTGGCTGCACTGCTGCCCACAGTTGGGATCAGCAGCTATGGCAAA GTGAGCATCTGCCTCCCCATGGATGTTGAGTCCCTAGTCTCCCAGTTCTACGTGGTCTGTCTTCTCCTCCTCAACATCTTGGCGTTCTTCTGTGTGTGCGGCTGCTACCTCAGCATCTACCTCACCTTTCGCAAGCCTTCATCAGCGGCAGCCCACGCCGACACCCGTGTGGCTCAACGCATGGCCGTCCTCATCTTCACAGACTTCATCTGCATGGCTCCGATCTCCTTCTTCGCCATCTCAGCTGCCCTCAAGCTCCCTCTCATCACCGTCTCAGACTCCAAGCTACTGTTGGTGCTATTCTACCCCATCAACTCGTGCTCCAACCCCTTCTTATATGCCTTTTTCACCCGTAACTTCAGAAGGGATTTCTTTCTCCTCGCAGCTCGCTTCGGGCTGTTTAAGACTCGAGCACAGATTTACCGGACAGAGAGTTCCTCGTGTCAGCAGCCAACATGGACCTCTCCAAAGAACAGCCGTGTTATCTTGTATTCCTTGGTCAATACGTTAAGTCTAGATGGAAAACAAGAGTGCTGA
- the fshr gene encoding follicle-stimulating hormone receptor isoform X4 produces MWSVDQRQYQSKIHKRRQTRKVKPLCGPRQTEMMLVMFGVTAFPSNISNAQCLTISENDLLESIGAFAFSGLPHLTKILISKNAALRNIGAFVFSNLPELSEIIITKSKHLSFIHPDAFRNMARLRFLTISNTGLRIFPDFSKIHSTACFLLDLQDNSHIKRVPANAFRGLCTQTFAEIRLTRNGIKEVASDAFNGTKMHRLFLRGNRQLTHISPNAFVGSSELVVLDVSETALTSLPDSILDGLKRLIAESAFNLKELPPIQLFTKLHQAKLTYPSHCCAFLNMHRNRSRWHPLCDNPEAKNNLHFFREHCSNSTNITCSPAPDDFNPCEDIMSATPLRILIWIISVLALLGNAVVLLVLLGSRYKLTVPRFLMCHLAFADLCMGIYLVVIATVDMLTRGRYYNYAIDWQMGLGCNAAGFFTVFASELSVFTLTAITVERWHTITHALRLDRKLRLRHACIIMTIGWIFSLLAALLPTVGISSYGKVSICLPMDVESLVSQFYVVCLLLLNILAFFCVCGCYLSIYLTFRKPSSAAAHADTRVAQRMAVLIFTDFICMAPISFFAISAALKLPLITVSDSKLLLVLFYPINSCSNPFLYAFFTRNFRRDFFLLAARFGLFKTRAQIYRTESSSCQQPTWTSPKNSRVILYSLVNTLSLDGKQEC; encoded by the exons ATGTGGAGTGTGGACCAGAGACAATATCAGAGTAAAATACACAAAAGAAGACAAACTAGAAAAGTGAAACCACTCTGTGGACCCAGGCAGACTGAAATGATGCTG GTGATGTTTGGAGTCACGGCGTTTCCCTCCAACATCTCCAACGCCCAATGCCT GACCATTTCTGAGAACGACCTGCTGGAGAGTATCGGCGCTTTTGCCTTTTCTGGCCTCCCTCACCTCACCAAAAT CTTAATATCTAAAAATGCTGCTCTGAGGAATATCGGGGCTTTTGTTTTCTCCAACCTCCCTGAACTCAGTGAGAT AATCATAACAAAGtcaaaacacctgagtttcatCCACCCCGATGCATTCAGGAACATGGCAAGACTACGGTTCTT GACTATCTCCAACACCGGGCTGAGGATTTTTCCAGACTTCTCCAAGATCCATTCCACCGCCTGCTTTCTGCT GGATCTTCAGGACAACAGCCACATAAAGAGAGTCCCTGCCAATGCCTTCAGAGGCCTCTGCACTCAAACCTTCGCAGAGAT ACGGCTCACCAGAAATGGCATCAAGGAGGTGGCAAGTGACGCCTTCAACGGAACAAAGATGCACAGATT GTTCCTAAGAGGCAACCGACAGCTTACTCACATCAGTCCCAATGCCTTTGTGGGTTCCAGTGAGTTGGTGGTACT AGACGTCTCCGAAACAGCCCTCACCTCTTTGCCAGACTCGATCCTTGATGGCCTCAAGAGGCTGATCGCCGAGTCAGCCTTCAACCTGAAAGAACTTCCTCCTATTCAGCTCTTTACCAAACTGCACCAGGCAAAGCTGACATACCCATCACACTGCTGCGCTTTCCTGAACATGCACAGAAACAG ATCGAGATGGCACCCACTATGTGACAACCCCGAGGCTAAAAATAACCTGCACTTCTTCAGGGAACACTGCTCCAATTCCACCAACATCACCTGCAGCCCGGCCCCTGATGACTTTAACCCCTGTGAAGATATCATGTCTGCTACCCCCTTACGCATCCTCATCTGGATCATCTCTGTCCTCGCCCTGCTGGGCAACGCAGTAGTTCTCCTTGTATTGTTAG GCAGCCGCTATAAGCTGACTGTTCCTCGATTCCTCATGTGCCACCTGGCCTTTGCTGACCTCTGCATGGGCATCTACCTGGTAGTCATAGCAACCGTGGATATGCTCACACGTGGACGGTACTACAACTATGCTATAGACTGGCAGATGGGCTTGGGCTGCAATGCTGCAGGCTTCTTCACG GTGTTCGCCAGTGAGCTGTCAGTGTTTACCTTAACAGCAATCACCGTGGAGCGCTGGCACACCATCACGCATGCTCTGCGACTTGACCGCAAACTTCGCCTGAGACACGCCTGCATCATCATGACAATAGGCTGGATCTTCTCCTTGCTGGCTGCACTGCTGCCCACAGTTGGGATCAGCAGCTATGGCAAA GTGAGCATCTGCCTCCCCATGGATGTTGAGTCCCTAGTCTCCCAGTTCTACGTGGTCTGTCTTCTCCTCCTCAACATCTTGGCGTTCTTCTGTGTGTGCGGCTGCTACCTCAGCATCTACCTCACCTTTCGCAAGCCTTCATCAGCGGCAGCCCACGCCGACACCCGTGTGGCTCAACGCATGGCCGTCCTCATCTTCACAGACTTCATCTGCATGGCTCCGATCTCCTTCTTCGCCATCTCAGCTGCCCTCAAGCTCCCTCTCATCACCGTCTCAGACTCCAAGCTACTGTTGGTGCTATTCTACCCCATCAACTCGTGCTCCAACCCCTTCTTATATGCCTTTTTCACCCGTAACTTCAGAAGGGATTTCTTTCTCCTCGCAGCTCGCTTCGGGCTGTTTAAGACTCGAGCACAGATTTACCGGACAGAGAGTTCCTCGTGTCAGCAGCCAACATGGACCTCTCCAAAGAACAGCCGTGTTATCTTGTATTCCTTGGTCAATACGTTAAGTCTAGATGGAAAACAAGAGTGCTGA
- the fshr gene encoding follicle-stimulating hormone receptor isoform X1, which produces MWSVDQRQYQSKIHKRRQTRKVKPLCGPRQTEMMLVMTLMMLLIVTIKMAAASARGSEMDIRPGFHPSLAKQTSCLSYQVMFGVTAFPSNISNAQCLEVKQMQIREIQQGALSSLQHLMELTISENDLLESIGAFAFSGLPHLTKILISKNAALRNIGAFVFSNLPELSEIIITKSKHLSFIHPDAFRNMARLRFLTISNTGLRIFPDFSKIHSTACFLLDLQDNSHIKRVPANAFRGLCTQTFAEIRLTRNGIKEVASDAFNGTKMHRLFLRGNRQLTHISPNAFVGSSELVVLDVSETALTSLPDSILDGLKRLIAESAFNLKELPPIQLFTKLHQAKLTYPSHCCAFLNMHRNRSRWHPLCDNPEAKNNLHFFREHCSNSTNITCSPAPDDFNPCEDIMSATPLRILIWIISVLALLGNAVVLLVLLGSRYKLTVPRFLMCHLAFADLCMGIYLVVIATVDMLTRGRYYNYAIDWQMGLGCNAAGFFTVFASELSVFTLTAITVERWHTITHALRLDRKLRLRHACIIMTIGWIFSLLAALLPTVGISSYGKVSICLPMDVESLVSQFYVVCLLLLNILAFFCVCGCYLSIYLTFRKPSSAAAHADTRVAQRMAVLIFTDFICMAPISFFAISAALKLPLITVSDSKLLLVLFYPINSCSNPFLYAFFTRNFRRDFFLLAARFGLFKTRAQIYRTESSSCQQPTWTSPKNSRVILYSLVNTLSLDGKQEC; this is translated from the exons ATGTGGAGTGTGGACCAGAGACAATATCAGAGTAAAATACACAAAAGAAGACAAACTAGAAAAGTGAAACCACTCTGTGGACCCAGGCAGACTGAAATGATGCTGGTAATGACACTAATGATGCTGCTGATCGTTACGATAAAGATGGCAGCAGCCTCGGCGCGCGGCTCTGAAATGGACATTAGACCTGGATTTCATCCCAGTTTGGCTAAACAAACCTCGTGCCTGTCTTACCAGGTGATGTTTGGAGTCACGGCGTTTCCCTCCAACATCTCCAACGCCCAATGCCT GGAAGTTAAGCAGATGCAGATCAGAGAGATTCAGCAGGGCGCCCTCTCCAGCCTCCAGCATCTAATGGAACT GACCATTTCTGAGAACGACCTGCTGGAGAGTATCGGCGCTTTTGCCTTTTCTGGCCTCCCTCACCTCACCAAAAT CTTAATATCTAAAAATGCTGCTCTGAGGAATATCGGGGCTTTTGTTTTCTCCAACCTCCCTGAACTCAGTGAGAT AATCATAACAAAGtcaaaacacctgagtttcatCCACCCCGATGCATTCAGGAACATGGCAAGACTACGGTTCTT GACTATCTCCAACACCGGGCTGAGGATTTTTCCAGACTTCTCCAAGATCCATTCCACCGCCTGCTTTCTGCT GGATCTTCAGGACAACAGCCACATAAAGAGAGTCCCTGCCAATGCCTTCAGAGGCCTCTGCACTCAAACCTTCGCAGAGAT ACGGCTCACCAGAAATGGCATCAAGGAGGTGGCAAGTGACGCCTTCAACGGAACAAAGATGCACAGATT GTTCCTAAGAGGCAACCGACAGCTTACTCACATCAGTCCCAATGCCTTTGTGGGTTCCAGTGAGTTGGTGGTACT AGACGTCTCCGAAACAGCCCTCACCTCTTTGCCAGACTCGATCCTTGATGGCCTCAAGAGGCTGATCGCCGAGTCAGCCTTCAACCTGAAAGAACTTCCTCCTATTCAGCTCTTTACCAAACTGCACCAGGCAAAGCTGACATACCCATCACACTGCTGCGCTTTCCTGAACATGCACAGAAACAG ATCGAGATGGCACCCACTATGTGACAACCCCGAGGCTAAAAATAACCTGCACTTCTTCAGGGAACACTGCTCCAATTCCACCAACATCACCTGCAGCCCGGCCCCTGATGACTTTAACCCCTGTGAAGATATCATGTCTGCTACCCCCTTACGCATCCTCATCTGGATCATCTCTGTCCTCGCCCTGCTGGGCAACGCAGTAGTTCTCCTTGTATTGTTAG GCAGCCGCTATAAGCTGACTGTTCCTCGATTCCTCATGTGCCACCTGGCCTTTGCTGACCTCTGCATGGGCATCTACCTGGTAGTCATAGCAACCGTGGATATGCTCACACGTGGACGGTACTACAACTATGCTATAGACTGGCAGATGGGCTTGGGCTGCAATGCTGCAGGCTTCTTCACG GTGTTCGCCAGTGAGCTGTCAGTGTTTACCTTAACAGCAATCACCGTGGAGCGCTGGCACACCATCACGCATGCTCTGCGACTTGACCGCAAACTTCGCCTGAGACACGCCTGCATCATCATGACAATAGGCTGGATCTTCTCCTTGCTGGCTGCACTGCTGCCCACAGTTGGGATCAGCAGCTATGGCAAA GTGAGCATCTGCCTCCCCATGGATGTTGAGTCCCTAGTCTCCCAGTTCTACGTGGTCTGTCTTCTCCTCCTCAACATCTTGGCGTTCTTCTGTGTGTGCGGCTGCTACCTCAGCATCTACCTCACCTTTCGCAAGCCTTCATCAGCGGCAGCCCACGCCGACACCCGTGTGGCTCAACGCATGGCCGTCCTCATCTTCACAGACTTCATCTGCATGGCTCCGATCTCCTTCTTCGCCATCTCAGCTGCCCTCAAGCTCCCTCTCATCACCGTCTCAGACTCCAAGCTACTGTTGGTGCTATTCTACCCCATCAACTCGTGCTCCAACCCCTTCTTATATGCCTTTTTCACCCGTAACTTCAGAAGGGATTTCTTTCTCCTCGCAGCTCGCTTCGGGCTGTTTAAGACTCGAGCACAGATTTACCGGACAGAGAGTTCCTCGTGTCAGCAGCCAACATGGACCTCTCCAAAGAACAGCCGTGTTATCTTGTATTCCTTGGTCAATACGTTAAGTCTAGATGGAAAACAAGAGTGCTGA
- the fshr gene encoding follicle-stimulating hormone receptor isoform X3 has product MWSVDQRQYQSKIHKRRQTRKVKPLCGPRQTEMMLVMFGVTAFPSNISNAQCLEVKQMQIREIQQGALSSLQHLMELTISENDLLESIGAFAFSGLPHLTKILISKNAALRNIGAFVFSNLPELSEIIITKSKHLSFIHPDAFRNMARLRFLTISNTGLRIFPDFSKIHSTACFLLDLQDNSHIKRVPANAFRGLCTQTFAEIRLTRNGIKEVASDAFNGTKMHRLFLRGNRQLTHISPNAFVGSSELVVLDVSETALTSLPDSILDGLKRLIAESAFNLKELPPIQLFTKLHQAKLTYPSHCCAFLNMHRNRSRWHPLCDNPEAKNNLHFFREHCSNSTNITCSPAPDDFNPCEDIMSATPLRILIWIISVLALLGNAVVLLVLLGSRYKLTVPRFLMCHLAFADLCMGIYLVVIATVDMLTRGRYYNYAIDWQMGLGCNAAGFFTVFASELSVFTLTAITVERWHTITHALRLDRKLRLRHACIIMTIGWIFSLLAALLPTVGISSYGKVSICLPMDVESLVSQFYVVCLLLLNILAFFCVCGCYLSIYLTFRKPSSAAAHADTRVAQRMAVLIFTDFICMAPISFFAISAALKLPLITVSDSKLLLVLFYPINSCSNPFLYAFFTRNFRRDFFLLAARFGLFKTRAQIYRTESSSCQQPTWTSPKNSRVILYSLVNTLSLDGKQEC; this is encoded by the exons ATGTGGAGTGTGGACCAGAGACAATATCAGAGTAAAATACACAAAAGAAGACAAACTAGAAAAGTGAAACCACTCTGTGGACCCAGGCAGACTGAAATGATGCTG GTGATGTTTGGAGTCACGGCGTTTCCCTCCAACATCTCCAACGCCCAATGCCT GGAAGTTAAGCAGATGCAGATCAGAGAGATTCAGCAGGGCGCCCTCTCCAGCCTCCAGCATCTAATGGAACT GACCATTTCTGAGAACGACCTGCTGGAGAGTATCGGCGCTTTTGCCTTTTCTGGCCTCCCTCACCTCACCAAAAT CTTAATATCTAAAAATGCTGCTCTGAGGAATATCGGGGCTTTTGTTTTCTCCAACCTCCCTGAACTCAGTGAGAT AATCATAACAAAGtcaaaacacctgagtttcatCCACCCCGATGCATTCAGGAACATGGCAAGACTACGGTTCTT GACTATCTCCAACACCGGGCTGAGGATTTTTCCAGACTTCTCCAAGATCCATTCCACCGCCTGCTTTCTGCT GGATCTTCAGGACAACAGCCACATAAAGAGAGTCCCTGCCAATGCCTTCAGAGGCCTCTGCACTCAAACCTTCGCAGAGAT ACGGCTCACCAGAAATGGCATCAAGGAGGTGGCAAGTGACGCCTTCAACGGAACAAAGATGCACAGATT GTTCCTAAGAGGCAACCGACAGCTTACTCACATCAGTCCCAATGCCTTTGTGGGTTCCAGTGAGTTGGTGGTACT AGACGTCTCCGAAACAGCCCTCACCTCTTTGCCAGACTCGATCCTTGATGGCCTCAAGAGGCTGATCGCCGAGTCAGCCTTCAACCTGAAAGAACTTCCTCCTATTCAGCTCTTTACCAAACTGCACCAGGCAAAGCTGACATACCCATCACACTGCTGCGCTTTCCTGAACATGCACAGAAACAG ATCGAGATGGCACCCACTATGTGACAACCCCGAGGCTAAAAATAACCTGCACTTCTTCAGGGAACACTGCTCCAATTCCACCAACATCACCTGCAGCCCGGCCCCTGATGACTTTAACCCCTGTGAAGATATCATGTCTGCTACCCCCTTACGCATCCTCATCTGGATCATCTCTGTCCTCGCCCTGCTGGGCAACGCAGTAGTTCTCCTTGTATTGTTAG GCAGCCGCTATAAGCTGACTGTTCCTCGATTCCTCATGTGCCACCTGGCCTTTGCTGACCTCTGCATGGGCATCTACCTGGTAGTCATAGCAACCGTGGATATGCTCACACGTGGACGGTACTACAACTATGCTATAGACTGGCAGATGGGCTTGGGCTGCAATGCTGCAGGCTTCTTCACG GTGTTCGCCAGTGAGCTGTCAGTGTTTACCTTAACAGCAATCACCGTGGAGCGCTGGCACACCATCACGCATGCTCTGCGACTTGACCGCAAACTTCGCCTGAGACACGCCTGCATCATCATGACAATAGGCTGGATCTTCTCCTTGCTGGCTGCACTGCTGCCCACAGTTGGGATCAGCAGCTATGGCAAA GTGAGCATCTGCCTCCCCATGGATGTTGAGTCCCTAGTCTCCCAGTTCTACGTGGTCTGTCTTCTCCTCCTCAACATCTTGGCGTTCTTCTGTGTGTGCGGCTGCTACCTCAGCATCTACCTCACCTTTCGCAAGCCTTCATCAGCGGCAGCCCACGCCGACACCCGTGTGGCTCAACGCATGGCCGTCCTCATCTTCACAGACTTCATCTGCATGGCTCCGATCTCCTTCTTCGCCATCTCAGCTGCCCTCAAGCTCCCTCTCATCACCGTCTCAGACTCCAAGCTACTGTTGGTGCTATTCTACCCCATCAACTCGTGCTCCAACCCCTTCTTATATGCCTTTTTCACCCGTAACTTCAGAAGGGATTTCTTTCTCCTCGCAGCTCGCTTCGGGCTGTTTAAGACTCGAGCACAGATTTACCGGACAGAGAGTTCCTCGTGTCAGCAGCCAACATGGACCTCTCCAAAGAACAGCCGTGTTATCTTGTATTCCTTGGTCAATACGTTAAGTCTAGATGGAAAACAAGAGTGCTGA